The genomic segment tatattacaaAATAGTCTCATcgatgataaacataaaaatgtgaataaaaattcaaatttaactCAACCAGAAATACTTAAATACTCCACCTTTTCAAGAAAAATTTAGTCAATAAAAATTTCTAAAGATCAAGAAATCAGCAACAAGCAGTTAATAACACATTAAACTGacgaaaaattaaataaaagatttCCTATAAGAATATATTAATTAGTAACATCATTCATTATTTCATAAAAAGAAATCCCTCAGTCCTAATTAGTTGatgtaaattaattatattattattccACGAACAGTTTTTTTTTCATATGCTTCACTTGTTCATTCCAGTTGAGTCCTTGACAGCATCAACAGCTCCTTGTGCCTTAGCCTTCATCTGCTGCCCAGTCTGCATGAACAAAAATCCGAAAAAGattgatttaaaataataacGCATCGATTCGGgccaaataatataaatataaataaaatttaagttgcacaaattttttatcattattatttagtATTACGATATATGTTTTTAATAACTAGGTGATTCTCttaattgaaaatttcgaaCCTCAGTCATTGATTCTTTTGCAGACTCAGGCTTTATTGCTGATATTGTCCATCATCTGGTTAGTCTTCTCCTGTATTTTACAGCAATGATAATAATAAACATTAATCATATTACATAAATTATACAAATATAACTATTTTTGCATTAAGAATCACACATAAATATCAAGAACTTTTACATAACGCACAGAGGTGGTTCTTTGACCAAAATTTTCTCAAGATTATATATTGcatgaaaatgatttttatccCCCATGTGGTAGAGTTTTAATATTTGAACAATAACGCATGACGCCAACTTAATGTAAGAGAATCTAATGATTCTGATATATGAAGATAATTACTCTCGGTGGAGCATAGAGTCATATGCTAACTAGCGTAAAAATATGTTTTGAAGTTAAAGAAAACAAGAGATATCAAATTCACCTGAGCCTGGCCCTTGGCCTCGCCGGCATGGAAACTGGCCTTTTGGGATCGatccatttaaaatatttattactgATAAACCAAATTTGGAagcaaattaattttttttattggttGTGTTCTGGCTTGTAAGATGGATTCTATAGGAGTTTATATATATAACGAAGTTCAAAGATTTTGTTGCATGAATTTGTTAAGAAGTTGCTCCTACCATTGAGGATTCAAAACAATTTGTCCGGTGGACTTGGACAAATTTGGATAAAGATTATTGAACAATTCCGTTTTCTTATCATTCGAAGTTTGTTTTGTTAAGAGCTTTTAAAACTTCTTTAAATGCTTACAAAATTTATTAGAGAAAAAAATGGTGGCAATGTTTGGACATTTGGTTTTGTTTT from the Primulina eburnea isolate SZY01 chromosome 3, ASM2296580v1, whole genome shotgun sequence genome contains:
- the LOC140828260 gene encoding LOW QUALITY PROTEIN: stress-induced protein KIN2-like (The sequence of the model RefSeq protein was modified relative to this genomic sequence to represent the inferred CDS: deleted 1 base in 1 codon); translated protein: MDRSQKASFHAGEAKGQAQEKTNQMMDNISNKAESAKESMTETGQQMKAKAQGAVDAVKDSTGMNK